A segment of the Corylus avellana chromosome ca2, CavTom2PMs-1.0 genome:
ATCAACCTATTAgtaattgttaaaaataaaaaaattaaagggttgaTAAACCCTGTTACATCATCCTAATAAGATGGGAGTTAAACGATAGTCTAATATGCAACATTATtaatttagtagactgttatatgactaacatgataataatttttaattttttttacaactgCTAATCAAAAAGTTGATTTCACTATCATATCATAAAATTGCataacaatctattaaataacattattatgTAATAATCAATGAGCAATTATGCAAACTACTGGTATATGATGTCCGAGTAATaatgatcatcttcatttcatgGTCACAGTTTAAAGTTTGCATATCTAACTAGATAcattatttgaaattatttaaattttaaatacacAATTAGATAgactaaatttaaattataacaatATTCTGCTCCTCATACCGGCCTCGTTGGAATGCACATAAAAACTATGTCGGTGGTCAGTTTGCACGTGAGAATTTGACAAAAGCTCCCCCCCCAACCCCTTATTACACGTGATAGTTTAGGTAGAAGTCAAGTCGGGGGGTGGTTCTATGCCTTTTCCTAGAAATTTCTCAAAAGTTTTGAGCCGGTTCGAACCCTTTTTTCCTATTGGACCCCAACACTTTCTACGTGGTCTCACAATGTGACCACCTTGTCACTTTGTCAGGACCGTTAGTTACGTCTTTTGGGcgtttcaaagagagaaaaataaattaataaactaaaaaaagaaaaagagagtaaGTGAATCGGATCCACCTCCGCCATTTTATACCACTTCTAGAGAACTTTTCGGAGCCAAGAAAACACAGTGGGGAGCTGTCCCCATCAAGTGGGGGCCCACAAACCTCGGTGACACAAGCCCAGTTGGCTTTTTGAGACTACACCGTACCAAGGGCGCGTGAGGTTTGTTCCGAAGGAAAGTGTAGCCGGTAGCGTATGGCGCACACGTTGCGCGTCACACTGACAAGGACGGTTGCTGGCCGTTTTATCGCAAGAAATTCAGGGTTCTTGCCTCGTCTCGTCCCGTGAGGAGTTTTTGGTATTTCGCGTTTTCCTGACTACTACTTTTCCACCGAATTCTTTTATGGTGTTGCGAAAATGCTTTTCGCCACCAGCATGGTGTAAGCCAATTTCGACTCAAATTTGGATTTGGACCTTTACGTCATTACGTGATtaatcatttatctttattgaaTATAGATTAATGCTAAAAGTGTACATTTTTATcgataattattttacaatgttaATATGATAACCccaactaataattttttttctttaaaaaaaaaaaaaaaaattcaaagattgaTTAAAACTGCTATATCAAAATTGTGAAATAAGtatatgataaaaatttaatttttagcatttctcgtaaatttaaaattcttttgcttttttatttgatatttatataCTCAAGGGTTTGgtgtttattttcttcttaaagtTGGATAAGATTTCAGTTGTATGCTATGTATAGAGTTTTCTTCTCTAAATTAGGTgtaatgattattattattattttttttaatttagtgcaTCAAATTGTTaggtgtatttttttatttttttattttgtctaatTGAAATGTGGAAAAGAGGGTATAAAAAAGGATCTTTCGTACTCTTGAtctaaaaggaagaaagaagggaGAATTTAAATGAATGCTACCAAACATTAGGTAGGTAGTGGCCAATTTTGTTAAACCGTGTGTACGAAAATTAGCACATCTAGACATTTTTAAAGCATTCCAGctttgaaaataataaagatTAAGGATAATGTCAGACACAATAGCGGCAAACTGCCAAGAAGAAAAGATATGAGACTGATTCACAACAAGAATCACCATAAGTGCATCTCCTTCCAAATCAAAACACCTAAAATTGATAGTAGAAGCCAAACGAGTGACAAGAAGAGTAGTTGTTGCTTTACCAAAAAGGAGCATGCGAgagatacatatatattttttttaatggaatttcCTCTAACtctgtttattaaaaaaaaaatgcatgtgtttCTAAAATGTTCAAGAATTgtatgacaattttataaattgaattaggtgaaagtttaaaggaaaaccATATTGGTATGCTTttttaaattagggttaaatatttgtatcataaatttatattatttatgtcATAGGGGTACAAGTTGAATTAATGTAGCATTCGTGGGCCGCCAACAAACATTTCAATGGGCCCTGTTTATGCTCTGAGGGAATTGGGCTTTGGGAGTTGAACCTCTCGGCCCCTCAGTTTCAGCCTCGGACCAAAAACCCTCTATCGATTCTCAGTTTCTCGGTGAGAGAAGGGATTTATGCAAATGGGGTTTTGACTCCACTCGCAGGTTTTACGAAGAACTCCACGAGATTTGGTGGCGTGGATTGGGACGGTGTGAAGAACACCAATATACGCTTGCAACAAATCGTACTCTTCTGCTCGGTTGCTAAAGCATTTAGCTGTTGCTGCTGAGGTGAAGAGAAGCAATGTGAGTATTCATTCCTTCCTTCCTTCATTCAGCTCTCTTTCTCTagctttttgcttttcttcctAGTCCATTACAATGTTTTTGAGTGAATGTTTGATTGCTTTCTGGGTTTCTATGTACATATGTAACGAAGCAAGAAAAACTTAATTTTGAAGTTATTAATGATTTAGAGCATTCTTAGTTTCCACAAAATACCCACACCATCAAACTAGCTAATTCCCTCGCCAGTTTAGTTTTGTCAGAACCCTCACCATATACGCTGAGCTTCAATCTTTCGCcgcttcatttttcttttttatatattttctctcactctctctctctctctcccgcgCCTCTAGTTCTCTGCAACTCACTCAGCCAACGCTCATCAGGAGGAGGACGATTGAGGTAATTCTCCTCTCCCTCctttctcatctctctctctctctctctctctctctctcatgttcttttcaatttcttcctcttgtCTTGCTTCAAGAATTAATTAGTGATGCTGTGGGTTCTTACGTTCCAATTTTTGGATGATAATCATGAAGTTTGTAGCTTATTTGATACACCCATAAGatcattctatatattttctgctGAGGTTAGAAACTTGGAGTGAAAACCGAAAACCCCTTGAATATTCACGAAATTGATTGGCTGTTGATACTGGTTTTGGATTAATCTGTGATTGGGTGATAATATAGTTGGCGATTTTTGATTTGTAGTAGTACCCTTGGAATTTGTAGTTCAATCAATAGACCCATGGAATGATTTGTCAATTTTCTGTCCAGTTGGGAATTTAGGGTAAAAACCGAACAATATTCTAAAGAGGATATAACGTTCTGGTAGAAGCAGAAAGCCAACCAATTTCGTGCTTCCACATCTTTTTGTGCTTCTACTACTAAGCTTTCAggtatttctttcttattttctctgAGGCATTTGGTCGAGCATATAGCTAGAACTCAATGACTAaagtgatatatatttttttctgtaTATTTaatgtgtgattttttttgggttctgtTTTTGAGTTGTCTATGTGGTCCTAGCTTCTCGTGATTAGGATTTAGGGTAATATGGGTTTCTTCATGTGGCACTCAAGGTAAACTATGAGCTATCTGGGTGTGATAACAATTAGTTGGCTCTACTGAAGTTCTTCTAACTTTTGGGAAGCAAAATAATGTAAAAGGATTTGAAAGAAATATggaagtttcttttcttttcatgaacAAAAGTTACAAAAGTAGGGTAAAGGTCATATAAGTCATGTAAGTTATGGAACTATATATTGGCTCATGAAGCACTTTTAACTTCATAATTTGCTGCTTGGAAGTAGCCTGTTGGTTTGTAGAGATACATATGTGTGTTTTTACTTTACTGATAGCTACAATGTTTGTTGGAGTTAGTGATTTGAAGGAAATGCAGTGGGGATCATTTATTGATTCAATATGCATCGGCGAGTTATGATAAGGAACAGAGCTAAAACACCAATTCAAGCTAATAGACTTCTAATTGCAAAGGATAACGGAACCTAATGTTCAGAGACTGAGGCCAGCCTACTCAGTTTCTGGTAAGATTGATAGCAGGTGGATGAGGGAGTGGAACCTAAATGCCCGAGTTGTAAATTGTAATCAAAAGTGGGAATTGAATGAGAGCATCAAAATTCCTAATCTCTTTTATGACTTACTGCAGCTTTGAAGCGTGAGTACCAAATTATGTGCAGGCAAACAATGTTGATGGGGTTTTAGAGGGTGACTCTGCATGTGGGTCGAATCTGAGTTTGGCTACACCAGTTAGTAATAGCGTTGTTGCTTTTGCCCTTGTCATGTCTAGCTTTTAAACAAGAGtaattggtttttttcttttcttttttctgtagCTATTTTTCACTATTTATTGGTTTGTGATTGAGTTGAGTTTtcatttcttaatttgtttctaTTTGTATAAGCTTCTTGAAAGCACAACCTTCTCTAGGTGTTCCTGTAGCTGGAAGTTCTGCCGGAAGCACAGCAACAGTGCTAGTAAAGGCATTCAGAACCAGAAATGTCAGTATGGGAGGGAAATCCAGTTTGGTCCTCTTGCATTAAGCTGTATTGCTTGATGGGCTTGCTGAGTTGTTTTATTCTAGGTTACTTTTTGTCATTCGTAGTGTAAATCAGTGCAAGCAGCCTAGTTGATTTATTTGGATGTGTTATCAATTACATTTGTAGTTATTGCTGTTTGATTCTTGAATATTGAAGCTCAAGTTGAATTATTATGCAATCTGATTCATCTAGTAAGGCTCTTTTGATTGTAGTGATGGATTTCCATAAGAATACCTTCCAACTACCATACGAATAaagaagaatatttaaatgaagtagagaaatatttagagagtttgatgtGTCATGCTTTTGGGAAGTGGCTAACTAAAATTGCAAAAGCGTGTTATCAACTTTAGTAGGGAATGAGTCGGAAACTTAATTTTGAATTGGAAAGCGAAAATTATCAAGCgaaaaatgataattttctaGGGAATAAGACGAGAAATATAGATGAATGAGTTAGTTTTGAATTTATGGCATTTTGCCAGGTCTTGTTGtccttttcctcttcttattcTCTTTTTACCCTTTATTTCAAATTAGATTGGCGTTGGAGGAAGAGAGATGTTGTACATAGTGGGTCTGGGACTGGGCAACGAGAAGGACATCACTCTCAGAGGTTTAGAAGCAGTGAAGAAATGCGGAAAGGTCTACATAGAGGCCTAcacttctctcctctctttcgGTCTCTCTTCCGATGGCCTTTCCACATTGGTACTACTTCCCTGTGCACAATAGCTGCTACTcttcgttttctttttccaaagcCCTCaattttgggttttattttattttcacatcgggtttgctttttcttctttcttttgtgcaGGAACAGTTATATGGGAAATTAATCACACTAGCAGATAGGGAAATGGTGGAGGAAAAAGCAGATGAAATTCTATCAGAGGCTCATGGCTTTGATGTGGCTTTCCTTGTTGTTGGGGATCCTTTTGGGTATGGATTAtgcttactttttctttttgatttggATTTTGTGGAATGCTGTAGTTGgatgatattatttatttttgtgaatttgggttttattgaattcttgagttaaagaaaaatgtgaatTGTTTGAGTATTGTAAGTGAAGAAACATTACTTATGGAGTATTGAGTTTGAGAGATTGTTGGTTTTCAGTCCATTAGggagggaagaataaaaattgCAGAGCAGATACGAGAAGTTGGGGCTGCTAATTTAGCTGATTTGCTCAAAAGACCAGTCTCGaaacaagtttataaatttaaaattcgAATGCCAATGAGCTCTAGCTCAGATGGCAGCTGCTACTCCTATTACGGCAGAGTGAAGGGTGGGGTTGTAGGTTCAAGACCAATATGTGCATATGTAACTGATcagtcaaataaataaataaacaaatagagTTCAGTTAATCTTCAACATTTTTGAGTCAAATCTTTCTTGGAGCTTAAACTCTGCATATAGTTCCAAATTATGGCTAAGAATCCTAAGCTGtatatgtacttttttcttGCACCTGCGCACATGTAAATTTACATTGGAATAACATGGTTCTTTATTGGAATTCAATTGACATACTCGCTTCtgtttacaatttgtttttgaaCACAGAGCAACAACACACACTGATCTTGTTGTTCGAGCAAAGAAGATGGGGGTTGAAGTCAAGGTGGTACACAATGCATCAGTGATGAATGCAGTCGGTGTATGTGGGTTACAACTCTACTGCTATGGAGAGACAGTTTCAATACCATTTTTTACCGAAACATGGAGGCCTGATAGCTTTTATGAGAAGATTCAAAGAAACCGCATACTCGGATTACACACACTCTGCTTGCTAGGTGAAGTTTTCATGATTGGTTTAGTTGATGGAATGCACATCAGTTATAGTTTTTCAAATATAGAAGAGATTGCTTGATCTATAGGTTGCAACCTCTTGGAACTACAGTAAAATATTTACTGAGGTTATATGCTATAGAGACACTAaggattttttaaaagataGGAGCTGTGATTTTTGCATTCACAACAATTTTCACGCTACATATATTTCTCAACATGCATAAGTTATAAACCTACCTTAGGTATCACATTCTATCTTTCTGGAACATTACTGTCTGTTACTTCACTCATGTATGATAGCAGCATAGTATCATTCTGTGTTTCTCATCTATACGTCTATTATCATTAGGAAGCTTTTGTAGGCCCTTTTCTTGTATCAAACAGTCATTGTGTCTTTCCCGTTCATAAACATTGAGCTTAAAGCTTTAGATGTCaaaaaatgactattttatagTCATGGTAGCATTGGGATTGCTATAATTTAATAATCCTTTCCTTCTTTCCAAAACATGTCCCATTCACTCATCTAGTAAAGATAAAAGAAGTCCTCTGAATTCGGGCTTGTTTGTAATATGTGCCTCTTCTTGATGTAtcatacttaaaaaaattcattgcaaATTCTTCAACCCCGCAGATATACGAGTGAAGGAACCCTCACTGGAGTCCTTATGCAGGTCTGTACTTAAAAGTGAACAATtgccttctctctcttttttttttttgggtggaattATTTTACCATGGCTCTTAAGTACCAATGCATGGACTGATTATTTTTGCTCTGCTTTGCCTCTTGAATTCATTCAGAGGAAGAAAGCAGTATGAACCACCTAAATACATGACAATAAACACTGCCATTGAGCAGCTCTTGGAGGTGGAGCAAAATCGTGGAGAATCTGGTATGGTTTCTGAATTCTTCCTATCTACAAGCCTTGAATTTCATTTGTAGATGATTCTTTAAGTTTACTACTTTCTTGAGTTTGATTTatcttttatgtaagttttttgTTTACAACGGATGATTTGCTTAGGTGGCTCCTAACCTTTTTCTATGCTCTTATGCTCCATATTTTGCTGCAATTAATTTTCAGTTGCTCTAAATTTGAAGTTTCAAGTTTTGCAAAAATAATTGTGTTATTTGATTATTGGCGATTCGTGCATTTTCCTGCAGCGTATGGTGAAGAGACTGATTGTGTTGGGTTTGCTCGGCTGGGATCTGAGGATCAGAAGATAGTTGCTGGTACGATGAAGCAACTGCAGATGATTGATTTTGGAACACCTCTGCATTGCCTTGTCATAGTAGGCAAGACCCATCCGGTGGAAGATGAAATGCTGGACTTTTACAGACTTAAAGGAGAGAGTTTGGAACAGATAGGTAATAGGCAATAGGATtgtatgattatttttttttttcctcaaaaaggAAATGAGATTGATATATATTGCCTCTTCATGGAGGTTAGTCTTCCTTTTTGGTCTTGTGATGATCTATTCTTGCTCTTTTAATTGTAAAAGCATTCACTTAATCATGCTTGATCTTCTTTTCTACAAGACACTTCTCATACTAACGTTAGCAAAGATTTGATTGCAGAAGTTGTGTATGTCATATGGTGGCTGGGTTTGTTTGAGTTAAAAATTTCATTATGGCAGTTTTACTGCTCAAGTGACGGTCACTGAATGACTGGTAATCAGAtgaagaatttgtttttttagtagaTGTGGTATAATCTGGcgtgtttgtttatttttcttaagttaTTTCAAGCTGAGATGTCAATTTCTCATTGGAGGGCACAGAATGGTAAGTTTGTACCACAATCTCATAAAAGTTAGTCTCATCATCTATTGCTGCCTTGTACTGTATTTGAAggtgaaaagaagaaaaagccaTGTGAGTTTATTTAAAGTGATAAAATCTCAAGATCAGGAGAATCAATTTAGAGGACTATGTATAAGGtctaaacataataaatatttattcaaaACGATCAACAGAATCAAAATGCATGAAGCATAAATATTAATGTGGGGACGCATAAATGCTAGCAGgataagattttattttattaaagaaaatgcCGGCCGCTGGCGGGCGTCATCAGGGAGCTGAAAGTGCAATTCTGAAATTTTCTTCCACTGCATCTGCATCTGGCCTGTGTGTAATTTTGTTCCACTCATGAGGAAATCGGATAAGAGAGGTAGTACTGCATTGGCCCACTTTGTAAGTGCAATCCTGAAATTTTGTCCCTTTTTTGCATACGCAAAGCTTTACTTCAAGTAGTTGTTGTACTTGTCCATGTTCGTTGCATTGGAAATTCGGTGTCACGTTTAACCTACTACTTTTAATGGCTTCCTTGTACTGTTCAATCCGGTATGATTTTCCTTCATGAATCTCTGTttcatagaagaagaagaagttatcCATACCAcccttatatatttttcttacgATCATACtaaaacttttaagttttttttgatagattctgtcaaaatttttaaaatagctttttttttttttttttttttataaaaaaaagagagggtattttaaaaattttgacacTCATGACCCATCAAAACTAGcggttgaaaattttgaaaaatggatacactaaattaagactttttaaagtttaaaggtaTGATTGTAAAAGTGACAAAAAAATTAGGATGGTAAttggtaagtgaagtttttcaaaatatatatatatatatatatatatatatatatatataatggaggaCTATGTATAAGGtctaaacataataaatatttattcaaaACGATCAACAGAATCAGAACCAAAATAAAGCATGTtttattagaataataatattGTTGATGTTTAGACggacattttattttattaaaggaTACATTCGCGAAATGATAGCTAGAATGACAACGACTATAGTTCTTGTATTGTGTAAACCATGTTTTTCTCAATATTGATATTAAAAGGAAAAGTGTAAACCATGTTTTTCCAACTCTTCAACTAGACTGGAAATGTTCTCATTGGCGTAAACGTTAGCAGCTCTATTAAAGTAATCGTTTTGCTCCAACCCTATGCACCTCCCATGCTTATTCCATTCATCCCCCCAAAATTGTTCGTCTTTCCCTCTAAGGTTTGGCCAAAATTTCTTCATACGTTCAATCAGCTTCTTCTCTCTTGCCAGCTACACAGTagatcaaaatatatatatatacatagttaGCACCaaacgttatatatatatattaacacaaATGATAATGACgcagaaaaaggaaagaatacTAAGTCTTTAAATCTAgtgatatttaatttatatttgaagtgtttgtgttattttgtaatcattattaatatttaatttatgttttgtgaGTCGATATACATTAATAATGGGTATGGTCCAAAAGTCAATCACATAGGTTAGGATATAGTGTCttgagcatgtttgggattgcgtttgaaaaatacaatttttaagttaaaaaatgctttttggtaaaagattcatttttaagcttttgtcaaaagtgtgtttttgtcatttttaggctttttagatccttaaaagcgctttcaattttttttaccaaatgaatattttttttttttcaaattgactttttgaatgttaaacgtAATTTTAAGCCCTTCAAATGTTCACACAAACATACCAATCCATTTAAGCATATATACTATCCGATTGTAATAGACAATTTTCTCTCTTAGATTTATCAGGCTGCTGAgacgtcaatatatatatatatatatataataaagtaaATGTGGAGacacaataatatataataccTTGTCATAATCAAATGCAGGTCCACTTGTGCAAATGATGCCGCCTCCATTCTTTTTCTGTGGCCAAAGCCCATGAATAGTGAAATAAGTGAACTTCGTCGCGTTTTTGTGACACTTGTTCGGAGCAAGATTGCAGAATGTGGGAGGCCACTGAAGGACCAAATAGAAATGATCATAATCCTCAGCATCCGGGAACACCCCTTGAAAAGAATCATAAATATCCTGATGATTAAGATCCCGTGGCGGTGGCACCCGATGAAAATAAATCCCAGTCACCAATACCAAGAAGCAAGCAAAAAGGTACACTTTCGTTGCAACCATCTTTTAGATCACATCAAAATAATGTTATGGTAGGGTAATATATATAGCATAGCATGCATGCATACGTGTGAACGTAAAACTAAAGTCGCAAAAAATCATAAAGATTGGTTAAGGACTCGATCATAGATGTTTCGTCATTGTCATGGATGTGATTGATGaatagtgttaaaaaaaaaaaaaacaaacagataacTAATAGAAACAATCTATACGTACCCACTTTTCTTCGTTGGATAGATTTATCAAGTGATCATGAGCATATATCAAACAAAAACCATCTATGCAAATACATTTATGAATAATTAGTTGGAGagcttaattttaattaagagCACTCACATTCGCCTAAACAAATATGAAATAGGAGAGTATTCTGTTAGTGTTTATTGTTATTAGTTAGGCTAGTCCGTTATTTTGTTGAGCTCAATCTGAATACTGTAAAATTCAACAACCAATAACCTAATTAATTGTCTAATGTTTGTAGCAAATGAGGACGAATTACAATAAACCATGTAGATGCATTTATGAGCCATTAGTTGGGAGCCCTAAATTTAACAACTGATGAGCTCTTGTCTAACATGTGTAgcactaggggtgggcaaaaacccgcccaacccgcagACCCGCCCCGAACCCATGCGGGTTTTGTGTATATTTTTGTGGGTTCGGGTAGGATTTATCCAACTCATGCGGGGTGGGGTGGGTTGCGGGTATAGGAATTTTTTCCctgcgggtacccgccccgccctAATCCAACCCACGTTagcataaaaaggaaaaaaccctAGGTACTAACCCTAACTCCTCTCTCTATTTTGTTCTTCCACCTCTCTCCCTTAGTCCCTCTCTTgttctcttgctctctcttcgtctctcttgctctctcgcTCTCTTACTCTTTCTTCATCTCTCTTGTTCTCTCTTGTTAGTGGCTCTCTCTCCGTCTCTCGTCTGCGCCGCCCTCCACCTCTTCAGACGCTGTTGCGCTGCTCTCACCTCCACAGAATAcaatccaagtttttttttttttttttctctctctagacctcTTTCATGAATGAGATCCAAGAGATCTCTTGATAAATTCATTAATCTGATGTTGGGTTGtttgttcaaacaaataaattttcatttccaTTGTTTATAGGTTCTGATGTTGGGTTGTGGTTGTGTAGGAGGAAAAGAAATTTGCAGAACAGGAGAgatgaaaatggaggagaaaaaaccagacgaaaatggaggaaaagaaCCCAACCCGCACAACCCGCAGACGATTTCCCCGCCCCGCAGCACCCGAATCCGCGCAGATATTGCTCATTGTGCTCGGGTGGTGGGTTGGAAATCCCAAAACCCACAAGGTGCGGGGCGGGTGGGAAAAAGTCcgatacccgccccgccccgacccgtgcccagcccTATGTTGCACATGATCACCACGTACAAATAATAAACCATGTAGATGCACATAAATACTAACAAAGACCTGATAGTGGATAAAGACGTGATTCGCCAAAATTTACTGTAGATCTGAAACTGATTGAGACGGtgacttttcatagatattgtcttataatgGTCTGAAAAGCTATTatgtatgtcatagataatcTTTAAGCTGTGAAGAttccaaattatatttttggtatTGTACGAAGCATTTTGCcccatttaattgttatatctATAACAAGATAATTCCTTCAAAAACAATACAAGATATTGATGTTGGTTTTAAAGGAAATATAAATGGTGTCCGTCACCTCGtacaacaaaagaaacaaatgcTTTGGCGTTGTTGGAGAAAGACATGTTTGGCCTTGGACCGGGGGTGGCCAGTGGGGGCTTGGAGCCATGTGCGAATGCTTGCATGATTACATGTGAATGGGGCAAAGTTTTCAATTGTCAGAAACTCTGAAAAAtggattttgttaaattaccaattagaacaaaaatttaaactaataggaagagataaatttaatcatttaatcaatactttaacatttttctttatgtgTGTGAGttcaaacttccttttaataggtgactcaacacgtagaatatttaattgatattaggTAAAGTAACATAGTCAAGGTTCGAACTTAATTAGGATATTTGGCTATGATATCATgctaaatcaccatttatctcaaaagcttaagttaa
Coding sequences within it:
- the LOC132168579 gene encoding ribonuclease 1-like → MVATKVYLFACFLVLVTGIYFHRVPPPRDLNHQDIYDSFQGVFPDAEDYDHFYLVLQWPPTFCNLAPNKCHKNATKFTYFTIHGLWPQKKNGGGIICTSGPAFDYDKLAREKKLIERMKKFWPNLRGKDEQFWGDEWNKHGRCIGLEQNDYFNRAANVYANENISSLVEELEKHEIHEGKSYRIEQYKEAIKSSRLNVTPNFQCNEHGQVQQLLEVKLCVCKKGTKFQDCTYKVGQCSTTSLIRFPHEWNKITHRPDADAVEENFRIALSAP
- the LOC132173066 gene encoding probable diphthine methyl ester synthase, with the translated sequence MLYIVGLGLGNEKDITLRGLEAVKKCGKVYIEAYTSLLSFGLSSDGLSTLEQLYGKLITLADREMVEEKADEILSEAHGFDVAFLVVGDPFGATTHTDLVVRAKKMGVEVKVVHNASVMNAVGVCGLQLYCYGETVSIPFFTETWRPDSFYEKIQRNRILGLHTLCLLDIRVKEPSLESLCRGRKQYEPPKYMTINTAIEQLLEVEQNRGESAYGEETDCVGFARLGSEDQKIVAGTMKQLQMIDFGTPLHCLVIVGKTHPVEDEMLDFYRLKGESLEQIGNRQ